A region from the Nostoc sp. HK-01 genome encodes:
- a CDS encoding serine/threonine kinase translates to MSLCINPVCPKPNNQDNDKHRFCQSCGSPLELPGRYRVIRLLSDKTGFGKVYEAYTKDMPKILKVLREDLSADAAAIKIFQQEATVLGQLHHPGIPKVDGYFQYQTRNGLILHCVAKEKIDGLDLEQWMNKQQYRPISQTQAIAWLQQLVEILNLVHSKQYLHQNIQPSNIKLRNNGQLVLVDFGTSIEVTKQYLTQFNHSGEMTSIISSGYSALEQMKGQAVPQSDFFALGRTFTFLLAGRHPLDMYDARKNLLQWRDFVSQISPALLDLVDWLMATDIEKRPKTAQEILRQLGEIEQQKVRENIVNNLQERPFLPTIAKTEIKEQLPLIALLAALMMSLSLVGFMAVGMRSPKFSALITQSQAPDRKGKIDFFTYQEGRDSQGKTAEFSIAILSTEYKWLLNSTFQIKHNNQVVSLDFLKLNLEQEGIQNIMEYPTEIISVGTATCEGNLAVAQRRSLERSKQVQMLAQKLFKNTSSVKGYRLLNLGQFQQNKCPSNQDITAYQRSIIIIGVRKKSKGVILDEALRDRFINQPFADFKLDDYSLGSVDKFATIPQPIVIPVKK, encoded by the coding sequence TGTGGTTCTCCATTGGAATTACCGGGGCGTTACCGCGTCATTCGCTTGTTGAGTGACAAAACTGGCTTTGGCAAAGTCTACGAAGCATACACAAAAGATATGCCAAAAATCCTTAAGGTACTGCGAGAGGATTTGTCTGCTGATGCAGCTGCAATCAAAATTTTTCAACAAGAAGCTACTGTTCTAGGTCAATTACATCATCCGGGTATTCCCAAAGTTGATGGTTATTTTCAATATCAAACGCGCAATGGTTTGATATTACACTGCGTCGCAAAAGAAAAAATCGATGGCTTGGATTTAGAACAATGGATGAATAAACAGCAATATCGTCCAATTTCTCAAACACAAGCTATTGCCTGGTTACAACAATTAGTAGAAATTTTAAACTTGGTACATAGCAAGCAATATCTGCATCAAAATATTCAACCATCAAATATTAAACTTCGTAATAATGGGCAATTGGTATTAGTTGATTTTGGCACATCTATAGAAGTAACCAAGCAGTACCTTACTCAATTTAATCATAGTGGTGAAATGACATCAATTATTTCATCTGGATACAGTGCCTTGGAACAAATGAAAGGTCAAGCTGTACCACAATCAGATTTCTTTGCCTTGGGACGTACTTTTACATTTTTGTTAGCAGGAAGGCATCCTTTAGATATGTATGATGCCCGAAAAAATTTGCTGCAATGGCGCGATTTTGTGTCTCAGATCTCACCTGCACTCTTAGATTTAGTTGATTGGTTGATGGCAACGGATATAGAGAAAAGACCAAAAACTGCTCAGGAAATATTGCGGCAGTTAGGCGAAATTGAACAACAGAAAGTTAGAGAGAATATCGTTAATAATCTTCAAGAAAGACCATTTTTGCCAACTATTGCTAAAACAGAAATTAAAGAACAATTGCCTTTAATAGCATTATTAGCCGCATTAATGATGTCATTAAGCTTAGTTGGTTTCATGGCTGTGGGAATGCGATCGCCTAAATTTTCTGCCTTGATTACCCAAAGCCAAGCTCCTGATAGAAAAGGTAAAATAGACTTTTTTACATATCAAGAAGGTAGAGATAGTCAAGGTAAAACGGCAGAATTTAGTATTGCGATTTTATCAACAGAATATAAATGGCTATTAAATAGCACATTTCAAATTAAGCATAATAATCAAGTCGTGAGTCTTGATTTTTTAAAATTAAATTTAGAACAAGAGGGCATCCAAAACATCATGGAATATCCCACAGAAATCATTTCTGTAGGTACAGCTACTTGTGAAGGCAATTTAGCAGTTGCACAACGTCGCTCTCTAGAACGTTCCAAGCAAGTACAAATGTTGGCTCAAAAATTATTTAAAAATACATCCAGCGTCAAAGGTTATCGCTTATTAAATCTGGGTCAATTTCAGCAGAATAAATGTCCATCTAATCAAGATATCACTGCGTATCAAAGAAGTATTATCATTATTGGCGTGAGGAAAAAATCAAAAGGGGTTATTTTAGATGAAGCGCTGCGAGATAGGTTCATCAATCAACCATTTGCAGATTTTAAATTAGATGATTATTCCTTGGGTTCAGTTGATAAATTTGCAACCATTCCTCAACCTATTGTAATACCTGTAAAAAAATGA
- a CDS encoding cholesterol oxidase, which yields MPKVIKRRHFLQASLAATASIGLSTVRANAYRLEEDIEALVIGSGFGGAVAALRLGQAGMETIVLERGRRWPITDAGNTFSTYQNPDGRSTWLSPTTVIFNQTKIDVYTGVLDVKVGDGILAYRGAGVGGGSLVYNAISYQPTKENFYRVFPRSIKYEELDEVYYPRVRSIIKPSPIPDVILNTEYYLASRIFLEQAAKAGFKARKLDIAVDWNIVQQEILGQKVPSAITGQVYYGLNSGAKNSLDRNYLSMAEATGNVEIRPLHVVTAIEEHSGGRFRVTCNQITEQGAVVAKKTFVCRYLFLAAGSIGTTELLLRAKHNCTLRRLNHQVGQFWGTNGDGVSAIATSMQTNSTLGGPATAVIEDFDNPTAPLVIEPVPFPIVPQGVYAALGLAITKPEGYLTYNRATQSANLFWPKNSANNQKILQANLDTYQRLNQANGTSLAIPLDFSSTGHPLGGAVMGAVCNTYGKVRGYPNLFVVDGSLIPGSTACANPSLTIAALAERAMDRFLNKIPEGKEWDDK from the coding sequence ATGCCCAAAGTAATAAAACGTCGTCATTTCTTGCAAGCATCCCTCGCAGCAACTGCAAGCATAGGTTTATCAACAGTTAGAGCAAACGCCTATCGCCTGGAAGAGGATATAGAAGCACTGGTTATCGGTAGTGGTTTTGGCGGAGCAGTTGCAGCGTTGCGCCTCGGTCAAGCTGGTATGGAAACCATAGTTCTAGAACGAGGAAGACGTTGGCCAATTACCGATGCGGGTAATACTTTCTCTACATATCAAAACCCAGATGGTCGCTCAACTTGGCTTAGTCCCACAACAGTTATTTTCAACCAAACTAAAATTGATGTATACACTGGTGTGCTTGATGTCAAGGTTGGTGATGGTATTCTAGCCTATCGTGGTGCAGGTGTCGGAGGCGGTTCACTAGTCTATAACGCTATTAGTTATCAACCAACCAAAGAAAATTTTTACCGAGTTTTTCCACGCAGCATCAAATATGAGGAGCTTGATGAAGTTTACTACCCAAGAGTGCGTTCTATCATCAAGCCATCTCCCATCCCAGATGTAATTCTGAATACAGAATATTACTTAGCAAGCCGCATATTTTTGGAACAAGCAGCCAAAGCAGGATTCAAAGCCCGCAAGCTGGACATTGCTGTTGATTGGAATATCGTTCAACAAGAAATTTTAGGTCAAAAAGTTCCTTCTGCCATCACAGGTCAAGTGTACTACGGTCTGAATAGTGGGGCGAAAAATAGCTTAGACCGGAACTATCTCAGCATGGCAGAAGCTACAGGTAATGTCGAAATCCGCCCTCTACACGTAGTGACAGCGATAGAAGAACATTCTGGGGGACGTTTCCGGGTTACTTGCAATCAAATTACAGAACAAGGCGCTGTAGTTGCCAAAAAAACCTTTGTTTGTCGCTATTTATTTTTGGCTGCTGGTTCTATTGGAACTACTGAATTATTATTACGCGCCAAGCATAACTGCACATTGCGTCGTCTCAATCATCAGGTAGGACAATTTTGGGGAACAAACGGTGATGGAGTCAGTGCGATCGCGACATCTATGCAAACTAATTCTACACTAGGTGGGCCAGCTACAGCAGTCATAGAAGATTTTGACAATCCCACAGCACCTTTAGTTATTGAGCCAGTTCCTTTCCCCATCGTCCCCCAAGGTGTCTATGCTGCTTTGGGTCTAGCCATTACCAAACCAGAAGGCTATCTTACTTATAATCGTGCTACACAGTCAGCTAATTTATTTTGGCCTAAGAACTCAGCCAATAATCAGAAAATTCTCCAAGCTAACCTAGATACTTACCAACGACTCAATCAAGCCAATGGTACAAGTTTAGCCATACCACTTGACTTTAGTTCTACAGGTCATCCTCTAGGCGGTGCAGTCATGGGTGCTGTATGCAACACTTATGGCAAAGTCCGTGGCTATCCTAACTTATTCGTTGTTGATGGTTCGCTTATTCCTGGTTCGACTGCTTGTGCTAATCCTTCATTAACTATTGCAGCTTTAGCAGAAAGGGCAATGGATCGTTTTCTGAATAAAATCCCTGAAGGCAAAGAATGGGATGACAAATAA